A segment of the Pseudodesulfovibrio sp. S3 genome:
GACGCCGAACGCGCCGGACCGGCTGTCCTTGATGACCTGCCAGAACCGCTCCGGGTCCGTGTGGGTGGTGACCGCGTCGCAGACGTCGGACAGGCCGTCCATGTGCAGGCCTCGCGTGATGAAAATGCTGATCGCGACCATGAGCCATGCCTGGACCCAGGGGGCGTCGGCGAACAGGCCCAGCCCGAAGGGCAGGACCACGACCGCGCCGATCAGCGCGCCCACCAGGGGCATGTACCGCATGCAACGGTTCATGGCTTCCTTGCTGATGACCCGGGCCGGCGCCAGCCGGGTCAGGAAGCCGAGGGTGTCGAGAAAATCGCGGAGCATGGATCATTCCTCCCAGGCCAGTTCGATGGGGTCGCCCATGGACAGGCCGAATCGTTTGGCTGCGGACCGTTGGTTAACCGCAAGTTCGAGAAAACCCTGGCTTCCCTCCAGCAGTCCGGGTTCGCCTTCGGGCATTTCCGCGTATGTGGTGACGTAGGCCAGTCGGCCCCCCGCCGGAGAGATCATGCGCAGGTTTGCGGGGGTGCCGAGGCTGCCCGCCTCAATGTTGAGCACGCAGTTGCCGAACCTGTCGATGTGCAGGACGTGTCCCTGCGCCTTGCCCGTGGAGATGGACGCGTTGGACCAGGTGCGGGAGACCAGGTCGGCGGGGTCCATTTCATCGCCCAGATCTTGGGGGCGGCCGCCCAGGGCGAGCCAGGCTACCAGGGGGGCGAACACGTCCCGGCCGTGAAAGGTGTGCGAGACCTTTTTGGGGGCGTCCACGGCCCTGGACAGATCAAAGGCGCGTACGTCGGTCCAGGAGAATTTCAAGGCCAGGGAGAGCAACCCGTTGTCCGGGGCCACCAGCAGCCGGTTCCCGATTTCCAGGCAGATGATCTTGCGGTTGGTGCCCACGCCGGGGTCCACCACGGCCAGGATGACCGCGTCTTCCGGGAAGTGCTCGTAACTGGC
Coding sequences within it:
- a CDS encoding SAM-dependent chlorinase/fluorinase, translated to MFSATKKETPPPRTIGLITDFGLTDPYVGQIKAVLAKKAPHCTVVDISHDVEPFNTAQAGFFLAASYEHFPEDAVILAVVDPGVGTNRKIICLEIGNRLLVAPDNGLLSLALKFSWTDVRAFDLSRAVDAPKKVSHTFHGRDVFAPLVAWLALGGRPQDLGDEMDPADLVSRTWSNASISTGKAQGHVLHIDRFGNCVLNIEAGSLGTPANLRMISPAGGRLAYVTTYAEMPEGEPGLLEGSQGFLELAVNQRSAAKRFGLSMGDPIELAWEE